DNA sequence from the Fibrobacter succinogenes genome:
GCAGAGTTCACAGGAAAATCCGCTATAAAATTTTTGTAATTATCCATAATAGGTTCCGAAAAAATCATTGCTCTCGATAATACCCAAAATATATTCATTTCAATGAAAAAAGAATAAGGCTTTTTTCTAAATTGTGGCGCGTAAAAGAAGGCTCTTATGGATTACTACAGTTTAAAAATGCGAGCCTCGCAGCATGTTGGCGAAGGCGAAAACTCCCATGAACAGCATATTTCCGGTGCTGAACGTATTGTTGGTCGTGATTCCGTGGAAGCTGTGTGTGCGGCAATGGTGCGCCGTGCGATGAATCATTCCAAAGGCGATCCGGATTTTATCAATGTGAAAATTGAAAAGGTTCACGAAAGCGACATCCAGATTTTGAAATCTTTACCGGTGACACGAATTGATGTGGAAACGTGGCAGGAAGGGTTGGAGAAAGCGTTTAGTCTTGTAAGTAAAGCTGTAAATGATGGATTGCTTCGCGACGATGTCGCTCGCAATGACGTTGAAGCCGAATGTAGCAGAAATGCTTGCAACGATAAAATCGCAGATTTTGCCCAAAAGCTTCCTGAACTTTTGCGGGCGACGTTCCCGATGCGCGGGGCGATGCTTTACGATATTGCAACGGGCGAGCGCCTGGAACCAGACCACGAACGCGGAGTTCGTGCGACGTATATGGATGCGCTTCATTCGAGCGAAGTCGATGGATGCAAAAACCATTTTAACGAAGCGATTGTGCTTGCGACCAAGGTGGCAAATGCGCCGGGAATGGTGGCGGAATTTTGCGTTTCGGACGACCCGAATTACATCACGGGCTATGTGGCGAGCAAGGAACTGGGTTATGTGCGCATCATGAAGATGAAGGAAATGGGCGATGAAAACGGAGGCCGCATTTTCTTGTTTGATTCCCGCAAGGCTTCGGCTGAAGAATGCATCGAGTACTTGCAGAAGAAAAAAGTGCTCGTGGATGTAGTT
Encoded proteins:
- a CDS encoding 6-carboxyhexanoate--CoA ligase — translated: MDYYSLKMRASQHVGEGENSHEQHISGAERIVGRDSVEAVCAAMVRRAMNHSKGDPDFINVKIEKVHESDIQILKSLPVTRIDVETWQEGLEKAFSLVSKAVNDGLLRDDVARNDVEAECSRNACNDKIADFAQKLPELLRATFPMRGAMLYDIATGERLEPDHERGVRATYMDALHSSEVDGCKNHFNEAIVLATKVANAPGMVAEFCVSDDPNYITGYVASKELGYVRIMKMKEMGDENGGRIFLFDSRKASAEECIEYLQKKKVLVDVVGRT